One part of the Deinococcus sp. NW-56 genome encodes these proteins:
- a CDS encoding IS6 family transposase yields MQDRKPYRHRFPLSIIGYALWLYHRFPLSQRDVQELLFQRGMVVSHETLRQWNIKFAPLLTEELRHREPRRGSRWSLDEVCVKVGGVTHWLWRAVDEYGAVLDILLQPHRDTQAARTFFTRLLGEYDAPEVIHTDKLWSYGAAIRELRVLHLVEHVQVTSALRCNNLIEQSHRPTRRQERQQLGFKRRQRTQEFLALHARVSNLHQHTRTTIPTSARRSNLTNALRIWGETVQQAA; encoded by the coding sequence GTGCAGGACCGGAAGCCCTACCGCCATCGTTTTCCTCTGAGCATCATCGGCTACGCCCTATGGCTGTATCACCGCTTCCCGCTCAGCCAGCGAGACGTGCAAGAATTGCTGTTTCAACGCGGGATGGTCGTCAGTCACGAAACCCTGCGCCAATGGAACATCAAGTTCGCCCCTCTGCTCACCGAAGAACTGCGTCACCGGGAACCCCGACGGGGTTCCCGGTGGTCCTTGGACGAGGTGTGCGTGAAGGTCGGAGGGGTCACCCATTGGCTATGGCGGGCGGTGGACGAGTACGGCGCCGTGCTCGACATCCTACTTCAGCCGCACCGGGACACGCAGGCGGCCCGCACCTTCTTTACCCGGCTGCTTGGTGAGTACGACGCCCCCGAGGTCATCCACACCGACAAGCTGTGGAGCTACGGTGCGGCCATCCGGGAACTTCGCGTGCTCCACCTTGTGGAGCACGTCCAAGTCACCTCAGCTTTACGGTGTAACAATCTGATCGAGCAGTCACACCGCCCCACCCGACGACAGGAACGACAACAACTAGGGTTCAAGCGACGACAACGGACCCAGGAGTTCCTCGCCCTGCACGCCCGCGTCTCGAACCTTCACCAGCACACCCGAACCACCATACCCACCTCAGCAAGGCGAAGCAATTTGACGAACGCGCTGCGGATCTGGGGTGAGACCGTGCAGCAGGCCGCCTGA
- a CDS encoding metal-dependent transcriptional regulator: protein MGKEGSVGTQALADALHVTPASITGMLRKLTQLGLVDHAAYRGASLTPAGEKVALEVVRHHRLLELYLHRALGYPLDEVHDEAERLEHVISENFEARIAAWLGHPDFDPHGDPIPGPDGELPVLDERPLSGVQPGERVWVTRVPEDSTILRALMDVGLTPGVEVQVLQLDPALGTLHLDIGGALLTLALPVAGRVRVAEGVTA from the coding sequence CTGGGCAAGGAGGGCAGCGTCGGCACGCAGGCACTCGCTGACGCCCTGCACGTCACGCCGGCCAGCATCACCGGCATGCTCCGCAAACTTACCCAACTGGGGCTGGTCGATCACGCCGCCTACCGGGGGGCCAGCCTCACTCCCGCCGGCGAGAAGGTCGCGCTGGAGGTGGTACGTCATCACCGACTCCTGGAGCTCTACCTGCACCGGGCGCTGGGCTATCCCCTCGACGAAGTCCACGACGAGGCTGAGCGCTTGGAGCACGTCATCAGTGAGAACTTTGAGGCCCGCATCGCGGCCTGGCTGGGACATCCCGACTTCGACCCGCACGGCGATCCCATCCCTGGCCCCGACGGAGAGCTGCCTGTTCTCGACGAGCGACCCCTCAGTGGCGTGCAGCCGGGGGAGCGGGTGTGGGTCACCCGGGTACCGGAAGACTCCACCATTCTCCGTGCCCTGATGGACGTGGGCCTGACACCCGGCGTGGAGGTGCAGGTGCTGCAGCTTGATCCGGCCCTGGGCACCCTGCACCTGGACATTGGAGGCGCGCTCCTCACCCTCGCCCTCCCCGTCGCCGGACGGGTGCGGGTCGCCGAGGGGGTAACGGCATGA
- a CDS encoding Nramp family divalent metal transporter: protein MSRAAPSFDERMNARAVAILDRRSNRRGVARVMPFLGPAFVASVAYMDPGNFATNIQGGAQFGYLLLWVVLSASLMAMLIQTLSSKLGIVTGKNLPEHVRDRWPRPLVWFYWVQAELVAMATDLAEFLGAALAFSLLFSLPLLWGAVITGVITFTILALQHRGFRPIEIAITAFVAVIALAYVVQVIFSRPGLEALGGFVPRFSGPDSLYLAVGIIGATVMPHVIYLHSALTQNRIPTGTEEQKRRLLRYNQFDVVLAMTIAALINMSMLASAAAAFHFSGKAEVADLTVAYQTLTPLLGGAAAAAFALALLSSGLSSSAVGTMAGQVVMQGFVGFRIPLLLRRLITMLPAFAVILAGLNPTDTLVLSQVVLSFGIPFALVPLLIFTARRDIMGTLVNTRLVTVTGWLIAALIIGLNVYLLAQTLLG from the coding sequence ATGAGCCGCGCCGCCCCGAGCTTCGACGAGCGGATGAATGCCCGGGCGGTCGCCATTCTGGACCGGCGCTCGAACCGGCGGGGAGTGGCGCGGGTGATGCCCTTCCTGGGGCCGGCCTTCGTCGCGTCGGTCGCGTACATGGATCCTGGAAACTTCGCCACCAACATCCAGGGCGGCGCGCAGTTCGGGTACCTGCTGCTGTGGGTGGTGCTCTCGGCCAGCCTGATGGCGATGCTGATTCAGACCCTCTCGTCCAAACTCGGCATCGTCACCGGGAAAAACCTGCCCGAGCATGTCCGCGACCGCTGGCCCCGTCCACTGGTGTGGTTTTACTGGGTGCAAGCGGAACTCGTGGCAATGGCGACGGACCTCGCAGAGTTCCTGGGTGCCGCGCTGGCCTTTTCCCTGCTGTTCAGCCTGCCCCTGCTGTGGGGCGCGGTGATCACGGGCGTCATTACCTTCACGATTCTGGCCCTGCAACACCGCGGCTTCCGGCCCATCGAGATCGCCATCACCGCCTTCGTCGCCGTGATCGCGCTCGCCTACGTCGTGCAGGTGATTTTCAGCCGTCCCGGGTTGGAAGCCCTAGGCGGATTCGTGCCGCGCTTCTCCGGTCCAGACAGTCTGTACCTGGCGGTGGGAATTATCGGCGCGACGGTGATGCCGCACGTGATCTACCTGCACAGCGCCCTGACCCAGAACCGCATTCCGACCGGAACAGAGGAGCAAAAACGGCGCCTGCTGCGTTACAACCAGTTCGATGTCGTCCTGGCCATGACCATCGCGGCGCTGATCAACATGAGCATGCTGGCCTCGGCCGCCGCCGCCTTCCACTTCTCGGGCAAAGCGGAAGTGGCCGACCTGACGGTGGCGTACCAGACCCTGACGCCCCTGCTGGGCGGGGCAGCAGCTGCCGCGTTCGCGCTCGCGCTTCTCTCCTCAGGGCTGTCCAGCTCGGCGGTGGGCACGATGGCCGGGCAGGTCGTGATGCAGGGCTTCGTGGGCTTCCGAATTCCGTTGCTCCTGAGGCGGCTGATCACCATGCTCCCTGCCTTCGCGGTGATCCTGGCTGGTCTCAACCCCACCGACACGCTGGTGCTCTCACAGGTCGTGCTCTCATTCGGCATTCCCTTTGCCCTGGTGCCGCTGCTGATCTTCACGGCCCGGCGCGACATCATGGGGACTTTGGTCAACACCCGTCTCGTCACCGTCACGGGATGGCTGATCGCCGCACTGATCATCGGCCTCAATGTGTATCTCCTGGCCCAGACCCTCCTGGGTTGA
- a CDS encoding DsbA family protein, whose product MTSPRNTVLLLLALGSLAVLATLLVLGAANREAPQSRLTPVQASERLVRTDSPTLGPADAPVTVVEFFDPECESCRAIEPDLMRLLSKYQGQVRLVARYFPLHANSLLAAGTIEAAAQQGEEKRWRMREYLFDKQPEWGEQQTSQKDKFLGYAQDMGLDLGPVEATLGSTAVRDLVERDRQDGEALGVTGTPTFFVNGQPLTQLSVTALEEAIQEALNP is encoded by the coding sequence GTGACCAGCCCACGCAACACCGTCCTCCTGCTTCTCGCCCTCGGCAGCCTCGCCGTCCTCGCCACACTGCTGGTGCTGGGTGCCGCGAACCGCGAGGCACCTCAGAGCCGCCTCACTCCCGTCCAGGCCAGCGAACGTCTGGTTCGGACCGATAGCCCCACCCTTGGCCCTGCCGATGCCCCGGTCACGGTCGTGGAGTTCTTCGACCCCGAGTGTGAGTCCTGCCGGGCCATCGAACCCGACCTGATGCGGCTGCTCAGCAAATACCAGGGTCAGGTCCGGCTGGTGGCCCGCTACTTCCCACTGCACGCGAATTCTCTGCTCGCGGCCGGCACCATCGAAGCGGCGGCACAACAGGGTGAGGAGAAGCGCTGGCGCATGCGCGAGTACCTGTTCGACAAGCAACCCGAGTGGGGCGAGCAGCAGACCTCCCAAAAGGACAAGTTTCTTGGGTACGCCCAGGACATGGGCCTCGATCTGGGTCCAGTCGAAGCCACACTCGGGTCCACCGCTGTGCGCGACCTGGTCGAACGCGACCGTCAGGACGGCGAGGCGCTCGGGGTCACGGGCACGCCGACCTTCTTCGTGAATGGTCAACCGCTCACGCAGTTGAGTGTCACCGCGCTTGAAGAGGCCATTCAGGAGGCGTTGAACCCCTGA
- a CDS encoding tyrosine-type recombinase/integrase encodes MTQTRRTGAKKKARELAKLLRAERPDYAYLKEVFRHLRTELEVEVPGPSRRLPWVPTEQQVRAFYEAVWRTRRTADLVLIKTFLYTGVRVSELVMMRLADVDLDACQIRVNLGKGSKDRVVPFPAPFKETLALHIGQRRQQGGIYLFESSWKRRYSDRGVRRMFERYTALANIDRSLSPHKLRHFLLTWLKKQGLDDALIQPYSGHASRQSLEIYSRLALGEAQREYDRVIGRFPV; translated from the coding sequence ATGACACAGACGCGGCGCACCGGGGCGAAGAAGAAAGCGCGTGAACTGGCGAAACTGCTGCGGGCTGAGCGGCCAGACTACGCCTACCTCAAGGAGGTGTTCCGTCACCTGCGGACCGAACTGGAAGTGGAGGTGCCGGGACCATCGCGCCGCCTGCCGTGGGTGCCGACCGAGCAGCAGGTGCGGGCGTTCTACGAGGCGGTGTGGCGCACGCGCCGCACCGCTGACCTCGTGCTGATCAAGACCTTCCTGTACACCGGTGTACGCGTGTCCGAACTGGTGATGATGCGCCTCGCGGACGTGGACCTGGACGCCTGCCAGATCCGGGTAAACCTGGGGAAGGGGAGCAAGGACCGGGTGGTGCCGTTCCCAGCACCCTTCAAGGAGACGCTGGCGCTTCATATCGGCCAGAGACGACAACAGGGAGGAATCTACCTGTTCGAGTCCTCGTGGAAGCGCCGGTACAGCGACCGGGGCGTGCGGCGAATGTTTGAGCGCTACACGGCTCTGGCGAACATTGATCGCAGCCTGTCGCCGCACAAGCTGCGGCACTTCCTGCTGACCTGGCTCAAGAAACAGGGCCTCGACGACGCGCTGATTCAGCCGTACAGCGGCCATGCTTCCCGGCAGTCGTTAGAAATCTACTCGCGGCTGGCGCTGGGCGAGGCCCAGCGCGAGTACGACCGGGTGATCGGGCGCTTCCCGGTGTAG
- a CDS encoding Tn3 family transposase — translation MQQRWTIDELIDTWTLLPTETDLLRNKTGPTRLGFAVMLKAFQHEGRFPYNTHEVPEAVVEYVARQVGVATDEYRDFNWRSRNSSYQRQDIRAFCGFREFTTEDAGTLTDWLSQSVVPHETRSGAVTEAALRWLRENGIEPPSPGRLQRFVDAAERHYDLRLCQTIHNRLSTEHRAGLEALLRPTALEEDQPEDHEGQGPRSSALQNLRTNSEKRGVESVEEQIEKLRLLRRLQLPQALFADVAPHVLTRYRERASNESPSHFRAQTPSVRLTLLAAFCVARMTELTDALVTHLVDMVHHINVKAERRVERNFVAEFRRVHNKDRILERLLEAALGNPDGTVREVLFPVVDEQTLRDLLREYKEKGGFRQQVHTIVRGTYRSHYRRMIPWLLTELSFRSNNHRHQPVIDALGLLGRYVDSNARIYPYEEHIPVGGVIDRNIRDLILERGPDGGMRVNRVNYELCVLSALRDALRSREIWVIGADKYRDPDKDLPQDFEARKESYFQALRQPQEVDTFVQGLEQQLKDALVMLHDGLPKNPGVRVVARDGGRFVVTPLTRQPDPPFYDTVKGEVGRQFWNTQLLDVLVEVDRRAGITPHFKSFMTRENMPRDQLQQRLLLCLYGLGTNTGLKRVAAGQDGVGYSDLKYVRRHYIHRDALRAANAAVVNATLAARRPDIWGEGTTSCASDAKKYAAWDGNLRTQRSIRYGGDGVMIYWHVERRASCIYSSMKSCSSSEVAAMIEGVLRHCTSLSVEKNYVDTHGQSEPGFAFTHLLGFKLMPRLADIAHQRLYLPNMAFAAQVPNLAAVQAQRSIRWDLIRQQYEPMVKYATALRLGLADPEAILQRFTRANAQHPTYAALCELGKVLRTIFVCEYLHREEVRREIHEGLNVIETWNGTTNFIFFGKGGEISTNNLEAQEISMLALQLLQNSLVYVNTLMIQRVLGSETWRQRMTAEDWRALSPLMHHHINPYGEFKLDLTRRLKLEVEVDA, via the coding sequence ATGCAGCAGCGCTGGACCATCGACGAACTCATCGACACCTGGACGCTGCTGCCCACCGAGACCGACCTGCTGCGGAACAAGACCGGCCCCACCCGCTTGGGCTTCGCCGTCATGCTCAAGGCCTTCCAGCACGAGGGCCGTTTCCCCTACAACACCCATGAGGTGCCCGAAGCCGTCGTCGAGTACGTCGCCCGGCAGGTCGGCGTGGCGACCGACGAGTACCGGGACTTCAACTGGCGCAGCCGCAACAGCAGCTACCAGCGTCAGGACATCCGGGCGTTCTGTGGGTTCCGCGAGTTCACCACCGAGGATGCGGGCACGCTGACGGACTGGCTGAGCCAGTCCGTTGTTCCGCACGAGACCCGCTCCGGGGCTGTGACCGAAGCTGCTCTGCGCTGGCTCCGCGAAAACGGGATCGAGCCCCCCAGCCCCGGGCGGCTCCAGCGGTTCGTGGACGCGGCGGAACGGCACTATGACCTGCGCCTGTGCCAGACCATCCACAACCGCTTGAGTACCGAACACCGGGCAGGGCTGGAGGCGCTGCTGAGGCCGACGGCGCTGGAGGAAGACCAGCCGGAAGACCACGAGGGCCAAGGCCCTCGTAGTTCAGCCCTGCAAAACCTGCGGACCAACTCGGAGAAACGCGGCGTGGAGAGCGTGGAAGAGCAGATCGAGAAGCTCCGCCTGCTCCGTCGGTTGCAGCTCCCCCAGGCCCTCTTCGCGGACGTGGCCCCCCACGTCCTGACCCGTTACCGCGAGCGGGCCTCCAATGAGTCCCCCAGCCACTTTCGTGCCCAGACCCCGTCCGTGCGTCTCACGCTGCTCGCGGCCTTCTGCGTCGCCCGCATGACAGAACTGACCGACGCCCTGGTCACGCATCTGGTGGACATGGTCCACCACATCAACGTTAAGGCCGAGCGGCGGGTGGAGCGGAACTTCGTGGCCGAGTTCCGGCGGGTCCACAACAAGGACCGCATTCTGGAGCGGTTGCTGGAGGCCGCACTGGGCAATCCCGACGGCACAGTGCGCGAGGTGCTGTTCCCCGTCGTGGACGAGCAGACCCTGCGTGATCTGTTACGCGAGTACAAGGAGAAGGGAGGCTTCCGGCAGCAGGTCCACACCATCGTGCGCGGCACCTACCGCAGCCACTACCGCCGGATGATCCCCTGGCTGCTCACCGAGCTGTCGTTCCGGTCCAACAATCACCGGCATCAGCCGGTGATTGACGCCCTGGGCCTGCTGGGGCGATATGTGGACAGCAACGCGAGAATCTATCCGTACGAGGAACACATCCCGGTCGGTGGCGTGATCGACCGGAACATCCGTGACCTGATTCTCGAACGGGGGCCGGATGGTGGAATGCGGGTCAACCGCGTGAATTACGAGCTGTGCGTCCTGTCCGCGCTGCGGGACGCTTTGCGGTCCCGCGAAATCTGGGTGATCGGGGCCGACAAGTACCGCGACCCCGACAAGGACCTGCCCCAGGACTTCGAAGCCAGGAAAGAAAGCTACTTCCAGGCGCTCAGACAGCCGCAGGAGGTGGATACCTTCGTGCAGGGTCTGGAGCAGCAGCTCAAGGACGCCCTGGTGATGCTGCACGACGGCCTGCCGAAGAATCCCGGCGTGCGGGTGGTCGCGCGGGACGGGGGCCGCTTCGTGGTCACGCCCCTGACCCGGCAGCCGGACCCGCCCTTCTACGACACGGTGAAGGGTGAGGTGGGGCGGCAGTTCTGGAACACCCAGTTGCTCGATGTCCTGGTCGAGGTGGACCGGCGTGCGGGGATTACCCCGCACTTCAAGAGCTTCATGACGCGCGAGAACATGCCCCGTGACCAGCTCCAGCAGCGCTTGCTGCTGTGCCTGTACGGCCTGGGGACGAACACAGGACTGAAGCGGGTGGCCGCCGGGCAGGACGGGGTCGGGTACTCGGACCTGAAGTACGTCCGGCGGCACTACATCCACCGTGACGCGCTGCGGGCGGCGAACGCCGCAGTCGTGAACGCCACGCTGGCCGCGCGCCGCCCGGACATCTGGGGCGAGGGGACCACCAGTTGCGCCAGTGATGCCAAGAAATACGCCGCCTGGGACGGGAACCTGCGGACGCAGCGGTCCATCCGGTACGGCGGGGATGGGGTGATGATCTACTGGCACGTCGAGAGACGTGCCAGTTGCATCTACTCCAGCATGAAGTCCTGCTCCTCTTCAGAAGTGGCGGCCATGATCGAGGGGGTCCTGCGCCACTGCACCTCGCTGTCTGTCGAGAAGAACTATGTAGACACCCACGGGCAGAGCGAGCCGGGCTTCGCCTTCACCCACCTGCTGGGGTTCAAACTGATGCCCCGTCTGGCGGACATCGCCCATCAGCGGCTGTACCTGCCGAATATGGCGTTCGCGGCTCAGGTGCCGAACTTGGCCGCTGTGCAGGCACAGCGGTCGATCCGCTGGGACCTCATCCGGCAGCAGTACGAGCCGATGGTCAAGTACGCGACGGCACTGCGTCTGGGGCTGGCCGACCCCGAGGCCATCCTGCAACGCTTCACCCGGGCCAACGCCCAGCACCCGACCTACGCAGCCCTGTGCGAACTGGGGAAGGTGCTGCGGACCATCTTCGTCTGCGAGTACCTGCACCGGGAGGAGGTGCGCCGGGAGATTCACGAGGGGCTGAACGTCATTGAAACTTGGAATGGCACGACCAACTTCATCTTCTTCGGCAAGGGCGGGGAGATCAGCACCAACAACCTCGAAGCGCAGGAAATCTCCATGCTGGCGCTGCAACTGCTGCAAAACAGCCTGGTGTACGTCAACACCCTGATGATCCAGCGAGTGCTGGGCAGCGAGACGTGGCGGCAGCGGATGACCGCCGAGGACTGGCGTGCCCTGTCGCCCCTGATGCACCACCACATCAACCCATACGGGGAGTTCAAACTGGACCTGACTCGCAGGCTCAAGCTGGAGGTCGAGGTGGACGCATGA
- a CDS encoding phosphodiester glycosidase family protein: MPAIRIPRSNFKVRFSGDASGAGRRNVPTFVRGDANAIAGSNFMFFDLSTGELTGLFVLDGDRKHGVTGKNIDVISLNGNGAVVFHDENSAYSQSSSLIWSMAAGPIIVRGGNFTDATWGKYSVDQLGPTVNRQRICLGLHSSGDYILAYRASINLTDLAGYMKSLGCTDAIAGDGGGSAQLYLEDRNTLFGSDARSVHVIPVALTSYSYISSIA; this comes from the coding sequence ATGCCAGCCATTCGTATCCCCCGCAGCAACTTCAAAGTCCGTTTCTCTGGTGACGCCAGCGGTGCTGGTCGTCGCAATGTCCCGACGTTCGTAAGGGGCGACGCCAATGCCATCGCCGGGTCCAACTTCATGTTCTTCGATCTCTCTACTGGAGAGCTGACTGGGCTGTTCGTACTCGATGGCGACAGGAAGCATGGCGTAACTGGGAAAAACATCGACGTGATCAGCCTTAACGGCAACGGTGCAGTGGTTTTTCACGACGAGAACAGTGCCTACTCGCAGTCGTCCAGCCTGATCTGGAGTATGGCCGCTGGACCAATCATCGTGCGAGGTGGTAATTTCACTGATGCCACCTGGGGGAAGTACAGCGTGGATCAGCTTGGTCCCACCGTCAACCGTCAGCGCATCTGCCTGGGCCTGCACAGCAGCGGCGACTATATCCTTGCCTACCGCGCCTCGATCAACCTTACGGACTTGGCCGGGTACATGAAGTCGCTGGGTTGCACGGACGCGATCGCCGGGGATGGCGGCGGCTCTGCGCAGTTGTACCTGGAAGACCGCAACACCCTGTTCGGCAGTGATGCCCGTTCGGTACACGTCATTCCGGTCGCGCTGACCAGCTACAGCTACATCAGCAGCATTGCCTGA
- a CDS encoding response regulator transcription factor, whose product MPQAARGCPGSVVRCTVCLSCASKFAARFAIRLAPETGARSGLANKEIARELGIANQTVQNGLTRVFQKLGVSSRNEAILYYWDIANKPPIQ is encoded by the coding sequence CTGCCTCAAGCTGCCCGAGGATGTCCAGGATCTGTTGTTCGGTGTACCGTTTGCCTTTCATGTGCCTCCAAGTTTGCTGCTCGATTTGCAATCAGACTGGCACCGGAAACAGGGGCAAGGTCAGGTCTCGCCAACAAGGAAATTGCCCGTGAGTTGGGAATTGCCAATCAGACCGTACAAAACGGCCTGACACGCGTGTTTCAGAAGCTGGGCGTGAGTAGCCGTAACGAAGCGATTCTGTATTACTGGGACATCGCCAACAAGCCACCTATACAATGA
- a CDS encoding IS3 family transposase (programmed frameshift): MKGKRYTEQQILDILGQLEAGTPLSDLTRLHGVAMTTIYRWKAKYGGMTKDETRKFRQLEAENQRLKKLVADLSLDNAMLKEVGGAKVVTPGTSSQAQTPLKKQMVTLLRDSFAVSERRACRVLGFSRTTQRRNSPKREKDQRLVERLRTLARERPRFGYRRIHLMLGREGETVNHKRVYRIYRAEGLAVRKKERRKLSVGERQQKPAVSAPNQRWSLDFMSDQLASGQRFRVLNVVDDFTRECLVMHVGTSITGHDVVRALEAVVRFRGAPQSITTDNGPEFAGKGLDLWTHGRGITHTFIRPGKPVENAYIESFNGRVRDECLNLHWFQSLDQARLILSAWRQDYNAVRPHTSLGGRTPNEFARLEQAG, translated from the exons ATGAAAGGCAAACGGTACACCGAACAACAGATCCTGGACATCCTCGGGCAGCTTGAGGCAGGCACGCCGCTGAGCGATCTGACGCGACTCCATGGAGTCGCGATGACGACCATCTACCGCTGGAAAGCCAAATACGGTGGGATGACCAAAGACGAGACCCGCAAGTTTCGCCAGTTGGAAGCAGAAAACCAGCGCCTGAAGAAGTTGGTAGCGGATCTGTCGCTCGACAACGCCATGCTGAAGGAGGTGG GTGGGGCGAAAGTGGTGACGCCTGGGACGTCGTCCCAGGCGCAGACGCCCCTCAAAAAGCAGATGGTGACCCTGCTGCGGGATTCTTTTGCGGTCAGCGAACGTCGGGCCTGCCGGGTGCTGGGCTTTTCCCGGACCACGCAAAGACGGAACAGCCCCAAAAGGGAAAAAGACCAACGCCTGGTCGAGCGTCTCCGCACACTGGCCCGAGAGCGACCTCGGTTCGGGTACCGGCGGATTCACCTGATGCTGGGTCGAGAGGGCGAGACCGTCAACCACAAGCGCGTCTACCGGATCTACCGGGCTGAAGGGCTGGCCGTTCGAAAGAAGGAGCGCCGCAAGCTCAGTGTAGGAGAGCGACAGCAGAAACCTGCGGTTTCTGCGCCCAATCAGCGGTGGAGCCTCGACTTCATGTCGGACCAGCTGGCCTCCGGGCAGCGGTTTCGGGTCCTGAACGTCGTGGATGACTTCACCCGGGAGTGCCTGGTGATGCACGTCGGGACCTCCATCACCGGGCATGACGTCGTCCGCGCTCTGGAAGCGGTGGTCCGCTTCCGGGGGGCACCGCAGTCGATCACCACCGACAATGGCCCAGAGTTCGCGGGCAAGGGCCTGGATCTCTGGACCCATGGGCGTGGCATCACGCACACCTTCATCCGGCCGGGGAAGCCCGTCGAGAACGCTTACATCGAGAGTTTCAACGGCCGTGTCCGGGACGAGTGTCTGAATCTGCACTGGTTCCAAAGCTTGGATCAGGCACGCCTGATCCTCTCTGCCTGGCGCCAGGACTACAACGCCGTCAGGCCGCATACCTCGCTCGGTGGACGGACCCCGAACGAATTCGCCCGCCTCGAACAGGCGGGCTGA
- a CDS encoding disulfide bond formation protein B has product MTHTWRQFMPYVAWLQALIATTGSLYFSEVMHLPPCTLCWYQRIMMYPLVFVLAVSLLTQDRRVRAYALPLSVTGLLIAIYHNLLYYGVIPEGLTQCAAGVSCTARQIEWGVV; this is encoded by the coding sequence ATGACTCACACCTGGCGTCAGTTCATGCCGTACGTGGCATGGCTGCAAGCCCTGATCGCCACCACCGGCAGTCTGTATTTCAGTGAGGTCATGCATCTGCCGCCCTGCACGCTGTGCTGGTATCAGCGGATCATGATGTACCCGCTGGTCTTCGTGCTCGCCGTGAGCCTACTGACACAAGACCGCCGCGTGCGCGCCTACGCCCTGCCCCTCAGCGTGACGGGCCTGCTGATTGCCATCTACCACAACCTGCTGTACTACGGCGTCATTCCCGAGGGCCTGACCCAGTGTGCCGCCGGCGTGTCCTGCACCGCGCGGCAGATCGAGTGGGGGGTGGTTTAA
- a CDS encoding M23 family metallopeptidase: MLLTLAGGVSAATIPVLRGDTLTRLAVRHGTTVSALVQANPGVRPNALRIGQRLTLPASSPGQGKTATLRTASLRVTPILPVQGRVTTSFGTAHPGLDLAAPAGTPIRATLSGTVTESRFDARSGWGWTIVINHGGGLKSRYSHNSLNLARVGHWVNAGQVIARVGSTGKSTGAHVDFRVYRSGVAVSPFAFQ, from the coding sequence ATGCTTCTGACGCTGGCCGGGGGGGTATCGGCCGCGACCATTCCGGTACTGCGCGGCGACACCCTCACCCGGTTGGCTGTCCGTCACGGCACCACTGTCTCCGCACTGGTCCAGGCGAATCCCGGTGTCCGCCCGAACGCCCTGCGGATTGGCCAGCGGCTGACCCTCCCCGCTTCAAGCCCTGGTCAAGGAAAAACGGCGACGCTCCGGACAGCCTCGTTGCGCGTGACACCCATCCTCCCGGTTCAGGGCCGCGTCACCACGTCGTTCGGCACCGCTCACCCGGGCCTGGACCTCGCTGCTCCAGCCGGAACGCCTATCCGGGCGACGCTGTCAGGAACAGTCACGGAGTCCCGATTCGACGCGCGGTCTGGCTGGGGGTGGACCATCGTCATCAATCACGGGGGCGGCTTGAAGAGCCGGTACAGCCACAACAGCCTCAATCTTGCCCGTGTGGGCCACTGGGTCAACGCCGGACAGGTCATCGCTCGTGTGGGCAGCACCGGCAAAAGCACTGGCGCTCACGTGGATTTCCGCGTGTACCGTTCCGGAGTCGCCGTCAGCCCCTTCGCTTTTCAGTAA
- a CDS encoding isoprenylcysteine carboxylmethyltransferase family protein: MTEHGPNAALLTYFVAYLVIVFGWRSMTVWRATGINPYVLPRDDSAPGYIGRAMRSVLLALLLVTLGLTLQPSLAAALGPVQFLQQAWTGALGWVLLLGSLVWITAAQISMGPSWRVGIDPGTPAALVQRGLFRVSRNPIFLGMRLTLLGLLLVEPNAVTVAALVAGELLMQVQVRLEEAHLETVHGETYRLYRQQVRRWL; the protein is encoded by the coding sequence ATGACAGAACATGGACCAAATGCGGCCCTGCTGACGTACTTCGTCGCTTATCTCGTCATCGTCTTCGGGTGGCGTTCCATGACCGTCTGGCGCGCGACGGGCATCAACCCGTATGTCCTGCCCCGCGACGACTCCGCCCCAGGCTACATAGGCCGCGCCATGCGGAGCGTGCTGCTGGCGCTGCTGCTCGTGACCCTGGGCCTGACGCTCCAGCCCTCCCTCGCGGCCGCGCTTGGACCGGTACAGTTCCTGCAGCAGGCCTGGACCGGCGCACTGGGCTGGGTGCTCCTGCTGGGCTCCCTGGTCTGGATCACGGCCGCACAGATCAGCATGGGGCCGTCCTGGCGCGTCGGCATTGACCCAGGCACCCCCGCCGCACTGGTGCAGCGGGGGCTTTTCCGCGTGTCCCGTAACCCTATTTTCCTGGGCATGCGTCTTACCCTGCTGGGCCTCTTGCTGGTTGAACCCAATGCCGTGACCGTCGCCGCACTGGTGGCCGGTGAACTGTTGATGCAGGTGCAAGTCCGGTTGGAAGAAGCACACCTCGAAACCGTGCACGGCGAGACCTACCGTCTGTACCGCCAGCAGGTGCGCCGCTGGCTGTGA